A genome region from Cucumis sativus cultivar 9930 chromosome 4, Cucumber_9930_V3, whole genome shotgun sequence includes the following:
- the LOC101205578 gene encoding beta-glucuronosyltransferase GlcAT14B produces MGHLSLEKKWLFPLGISSVICIFLLATSFNMGLISSVHTINSIFSMFPSPMATNQTDPALFAERKIGRLPQSPPPPNPAFMIPRFAYLVSGSKGDLEKLWRTLKAVYHPLNQYVVHLDLESPATERLELASRVANESIFAEIGNVFMITKANMVTYRGPTMVANTLHACAILLKRSNDWDWFINLSASDYPLITQDDLLHTFSPLDRNLNFIEHTSKLGWKAAKRAMPLMIDPGLYKTTKSDVFWVNPSRALPTAFKLFTGSAWMVLSRSFVEYLIWGWDNLPRTLLMYYTNFVSSPEGYFHTVICNEPEFAKTAVNHDLHYISWDVPPRQHPHALTINDTEKMIASGAAFARKFRQDNPVLDKIDQELLGRYDKGSFTPGGWCSGKPKCTKVGNPLKIKPGPGAKRLRRLTTKLTLAAKLGQDQCK; encoded by the exons ATGGGGCATCTCAGCTTAGAGAAGAAATGGCTATTTCCTCTTGGGATAAGTTCTGTAATATGTATATTCCTCCTTGCTACTTCCTTCAACATGGGACTAATCTCTTCTGTTCACACAATCAATTCAATCTTCTCAATGTTTCCATCTCCAATGGCCACAAACCAAACGGACCCAGCGTTGTTTGCCGAGAGGAAAATTGGGAGGTTACCACAGTCTCCGCCACCGCCGAACCCTGCATTTATGATTCCACGGTTTGCTTACCTGGTTTCAGGATCAAAAGGCGACTTAGAGAAGCTGTGGAGAACTCTCAAAGCAGTTTACCATCCATTGAATCAATACGTTGTTCATTTGGACCTGGAGTCACCTGCAACGGAGAGATTGGAGCTTGCTTCAAGAGTGGCAAATGAGTCCATTTTTGCTGAGATTGGGAATGTTTTCATGATCACCAAAGCAAATATGGTTACTTACAGAGGGCCAACAATGGTGGCTAATACTCTCCATGCTTGTGCTATTCTTCTCAAGAGAAGCAATGACTGGGATTGGTTTATCAACCTTAGTGCCTCAGACTACCCTCTCATCACTCAAGACG ATCTTCTGCACACATTCTCACCACTAGATAGAAATTTGAACTTCATTGAACACACAAGCAAGTTAGGATGGAAAGC GGCTAAACGAGCCATGCCATTGATGATAGATCCTGGATTATACAAAACAACCAAATCAGATGTTTTTTGGGTCAACCCATCACGAGCTCTTCCTACAGCATTCAAGTTATTCACTG gATCGGCATGGATGGTTCTGTCTCGTTCATTTGTGGAGTATCTCATCTGGGGTTGGGACAACCTTCCTAGAACACTTCTCATGTACTACACAAACTTTGTTTCTTCCCCAGAAGGCTACTTCCACACTGTAATCTGCAATGAGCCTGAGTTTGCAAAAACTGCAGTTAACCATGACTTGCATTACATCTCTTGGGACGTTCCGCCGCGACAGCATCCCCATGCCCTCACCATTAACGACACAGAAAAGATGATAGCCAGCGGCGCTGCCTTTGCTCGGAAGTTTCGGCAAGACAACCCTGTGCTGGACAAGATTGATCAAGAGCTACTAGGACGTTATGATAAAGGGAGTTTTACCCCTGGCGGATGGTGCTCTGGGAAACCAAAATGCACAAAAGTTGGAAACCCATTGAAGATCAAGCCAGGACCAGGAGCTAAGAGGCTTCGCCGCCTCACAACAAAGCTAACTTTGGCTGCTAAATTAGGTCAAGATCAGTGTAAATAG
- the LOC101219403 gene encoding pentatricopeptide repeat-containing protein At5g65560 produces the protein MEIPCLSRNLRNFSNPYFYSIYSFAPRSPFLLYRFSRFYTILASDSAAGSSLICNSTSQSVPSLCLFERCNGGTSDLNLALFRHHYRSCRAFSSFSLEKRQCGTGNLNVSKRNVTSNQLSNIINIIRENQEDLESKLDSPNVRLTNVLVGQILEMLNKHKISASRFFNWVSVQSCKFPCNSDVYSLLIDNFGRLDDYEGILPVLIEFGLKGIELNHKAFGFLLPLSNEHSMKLSVVKLVKLLNEAGGTCRLSGIMALIEMFCSLGSFGMAKFVIEITEKRSSFYYIIVREKCKQKDFEGARCTLDEMRQVGCIPDAGILNYLLSSLCKNDKFGEAHNLLEEMLEQNCSPNSLTFEIIICHLCKIGNIESALGYLDMMVAGGLMPRLSTHAAFVKSYFSSQRYEEAYQYAVDSSLKYVTTQNATYSLLATLHEKRGNLVDAQKILSELMDAGLKPHFHVYTRLLKKLQVQGRGDLANDLKRKISNLP, from the exons ATGGAGATTCCTTGTCTTTCTCGAAACCTCCGTAATTTCTCCAACCCTTACTTCTACTCTATTTATTCATTTGCTCCTCGttctccatttcttttgtACCGCTTTTCTCGATTTTATACCATACTAGCGTCCGATTCTGCTGCTGGGTCGTCCTTAATCTGCAATTCAACTTCTCAATCCGTGCCTTCGTTGTGTTTGTTTGAGAGATGTAATGGCGGAACATCGGATTTGAATCTTGCATTGTTTCGACACCACTACAGAAGCTGCCGtgcattttcatcattttcgtTGGAGAAGCGTCAATGTGGGACTGGTAATTTAAATGTGTCTAAACGGAATGTCACTTCCAatcaattatcaaatattatcAATATCATTCGGGAAAATCAAGAGGATTTGGAGTCCAAGTTGGATTCTCCGAATGTACGTTTAACTAATGTTTTAGTTGGTCAGATTTTGGAGATGCTGAATAAGCATAAGATTTCTGCCTCTCGTTTTTTCAACTGGGTTAGTGTTCAATCCTGTAAATTTCCTTGTAACTCTGATGTTTACAGTCTACTTATTGATAATTTTGGTAGATTAGATGATTATGAGGGGATTCTTCCTGTTCTGATTGAGTTTGGTCTCAAAGGAATTGAGCTAAACCACAAAGCATTTGGGTTTTTACTTCCACTATCAAATGAACATTCAATGAAACTTTCTGTTGTAAAACTTGTTAAGTTGTTGAATGAAGCGGGAGGAACTTGTAGATTATCTGGGATCATGGCATTGATTGAGATGTTCTGTTCCCTTGGTTCTTTTGGAATGGCCAAGTTTGTGATTGAGATAACTGAGAAAAGATCATCTTTCTACTATATAATTGTTCGGGaaaaatgtaaacaaaaaGATTTCGAAGGAGCTCGATGTACACTTGATGAGATGAGGCAAGTGGGTTGTATCCCAGATGCGGGGATTCTCAATTATCTGCTCAGTAGTTTATGCAAGAATGACAAATTTGGTGAAGCACATAACCTGCTTGAAGAAATGCTCGAACAAAATTGTTCTCCAAACTCTTTGACATTTGAAATCATTATCTGCCATCTCTGCAAAATTGGTAACATTGAATCAGCACTCGGCTATCTTGACATGATGGTGGCAGGGGGTCTTATGCCTCGCCTTTCGACACACGCTGCCTTTGTGAAAAGCTACTTCAGTTCACAAAGATACGAGGAAGCGTATCAGTATGCAGTTGATTCTAGCTTGAAATATGTCACGACACAGAATGCAACATATAGCTTGCTTGCAACTCTTCATGAGAAAAGAGGAAACTTAGTTGATGCTCAAAAAATTCTTTCTGAGTTGATGGATGCAGGTCTTAAACCACACTTTCATGTGTACACGAGACTTCTGAAGAAGCTTCAGGTTCAAGGCAGGGGAGATTTAGCCAAtgatttgaagagaaaaatctCCAAT CTTCCATAG
- the LOC101205812 gene encoding protein SPA1-RELATED 3 isoform X1, producing MFVCWLMCCFKWITMEGSSDHLRNLDDISGVCEEDILADPYLRSHKWSDISLRQWLDKPGRSVDALECLHIFRQIVEIVNIAHAQGIVVHNVRPSCFVMSSFNHVTFIESASCSDSGSDSLEDGINSQMAEVKTSSSPFPSSLGSEGFRSVMTPINALSETSCMQSSSIYAAQASLNEGFGKFRKKDRRHIEETEDKVQSFPMKQILAMETTWYTSPEEASDSPSSSASDIYRLGVLLFELFCSFSSREEKNRTMSSLRHRVLPTQLLLKWPKEASFCLWLLHPEPTNRPKLSELLQSVFLNEPKDDLEEREAAIKLRKKIEEQELLLEFLLLMQQRKQEAAHKLQDTISFLCSDIEQVMRHQTNFKKNIGSHTDLVKDNHLPLNLPSMPPVRNTDSAALGSRKRFRPGILTHDIEACGDNLDHCSKTSSENDNEQGVLFKSSRLMKNFKKLELAYFLMRGRVNKPSRQFVKHSSVSSDGRGSVVLTERSSVNNLASKESCNDNRQGGWISPFLEGLCKYLSFSKLKVKADLKQGDLLNSSNLVCSLSFDRDGEFFATAGVNRKIKVFGYDSIVNEDRDIHYPVVEMASRSKLSSVCWNRYIKSQIASSNFEGVVQVWDVTRSQVVTEMGEHERRVWSIDFSSADPTILASGSDDGSVKLWSINQGISIGTIRTKANVCCVQFPVDSGRSLAFGSADHKIYYYDMRNIRVPLCTFTGHNKTVSYVKYIDSSTLVSASTDNTLKLWDLSMSTSRVVDSPVQSFTGHMNIKNFVGLSVSDGYIATGSETNEVFVYHKAFPMPALSYKFQIDPLSSHEMDDSAQFISSVCWRSQSSSLVAANSTGHIKILEMV from the exons ATGTTTGTGTGCTGGCTTATGTGCTGCTTTAAGTGGATAACAATGGAGGGATCATCCGATCACCTTAGGAACCTGGATGATATATCTGGGGTTTGTGAGGAAGATATACTTGCCGACCCTTATCTGCGTTCTCATAAATGGAGTGATATTAGTTTGAGGCAATGGTTGGATAAGCCAGGAAGATCAGTGGATGCTCTTGAATGCCTTCATATATTTAGGCAAATAGTGGAGATTGTTAATATTGCTCATGCTCAAGGCATTGTTGTTCACAATGTGCGTCCTTCATGCTTTGTAATGTCTTCTTTCAACCATGTAACCTTTATTGAGTCGGCATCATGTTCAGATTCTGGCTCTGATTCTCTTGAGGATGGCATTAATAGTCAAATGGCAGAGGTTAAAACATCATCTTCTCCCTTTCCAAGCAGCCTTGGAAGTGAGGGTTTTCGATCTGTTATGACCCCTATAAACGCTTTGTCTGAAACTAGTTGCATGCAGTCAAGTTCAATATATGCTGCCCAAGCATCCTTAAATGAAGGGTTTgggaaatttagaaaaaaagatagaagaCATATTGAAGAAACAGAAGATAAGGTGCAATCGTTTCCCATGAAACAGATATTGGCCATGGAGACTACATGGTACACCAGCCCAGAAGAGGCTTCGGATAGCCCAAGTTCCAGTGCTTCAGATATCTACCGGTTAGGAGTTCTTCTTTTTGAG TTATTCTGCTCCTTCAGCTcgagagaagagaagaatagAACTATGTCCAGCTTGAGGCATAGAGTGCTTCCTACTCAATTGCTGTTGAAGTGGCCAAAAGAAGCTTCATTTTGCTTATGGTTACTGCATCCTGAGCCAACCAATCGACCTAAGCTAAG TGAATTATTGCAAAGTGTATTTCTCAATGAACCAAAAGATGATCTAGAAGAACGTGAAGCAGCAATCAAGCTtcgaaaaaaaattgaagagcAGGAGTTACTGCTAGAATTCCTTTTGCTCATGCAACAAAGAAAGCAGGAAGCTGCTCATAAGCTGCAAGATACCATTTCATTTCTATGCAGTGATATTGAACAAGTTATGAGGCACCAAactaatttcaagaaaaatattgggTCACACACAGATCTTGTGAAGGACAATCATTTGCCATTAAATCTCCCTTCAATGCCTCCTGTCAGGAATACTGATTCTGCTGCTCTGGGATCAAGGAAACGATTTAGACCAGGAATTTTGACCCATGATATAGAAGCATGCGGTGATAATCTTGATCATTGCTCAAAGACAAGTTCAGAGAATGATAACGAACAAGGCGTACTTTTTAAGAGTTCTCGATTAATGAAGAACTTTAAGAAATTGGAGTTAGCATACTTTTTGATGAGAGGTAGAGTAAACAAGCCATCAAGGCAGTTTGTTAAACACTCATCAGTAAGTAGTGATGGTAGGGGGTCCGTAGTTTTAACTGAAAGAAGTTCAGTTAATAATTTGGCTTCAAAAGAGAGTTGCAATGACAATAGACAAGGTGGGTGGATAAGTCCATTCCTGGAAGGTTTGTGCAAGTATCTATCCTTTAGCAAGTTAAAAGTAAAGGCAGACTTGAAGCAAGGAGATCTATTGAATTCCTCCAACTTAGTGTGTTCTCTCAGTTTTGATCGTGATGGAGAATTTTTTGCCACAGCTGGTGTTAATAGGAAAATTAAAGTGTTTGGATATGACTCAATTGTGAACGAAGACCGTGATATTCATTACCCTGTTGTTGAAATGGCCAGCAGGTCAAAACTAAGCAGTGTTTGTTGGAATCGTTACATCAAAAGTCAAATTGCTTCAAGTAATTTTGAGGGTGTAGTGCAG GTATGGGATGTCACAAGAAGTCAAGTAGTCACTGAAATGGGAGAACATGAGCGGCGTGTATGGTCCATTGACTTCTCATCAGCAGATCCTACAATTTTGGCAAGTGGGAGTGATGATGGATCAGTTAAGCTCTGGAGTATCAATCAG GGTATAAGTATTGGAACAATCAGAACAAAAGCCAATGTCTGCTGTGTACAATTTCCTGTGGATTCTGGTCGGTCACTTGCATTTGGTTCAGCTGatcacaaaatttattactatGACATGCGGAATATAAGAGTACCTTTGTGCACCTTCACTGGACATAACAAAACTGTGAGTTACGTCAAGTATATAGACTCAAGCACTCTTGTTTCTGCATCCACGGATAACACTTTGAAGCTCTGGGATTTGTCCATGTCCACATCCCGGGTTGTTGATTCTCCAGTTCAGTCCTTCACAGGCCACATGAATATTAAg AACTTTGTGGGGCTGTCCGTTTCTGATGGTTACATTGCTACAGGTTCAGAGACAAATGAG GTTTTCGTCTACCACAAAGCCTTTCCAATGCCCGCATTGTCGTACAAGTTTCAAATCGATCCTCTTTCAAGTCATGAAATGGACGACTCCGCACAATTTATCTCTTCGGTTTGTTGGCGAAGTCAGTCGTCTTCATTAGTAGCTGCAAACTCAACTGGgcatatcaaaattttggaaatggttTAG
- the LOC101205812 gene encoding protein SPA1-RELATED 3 isoform X2 has translation MSSLRHRVLPTQLLLKWPKEASFCLWLLHPEPTNRPKLSELLQSVFLNEPKDDLEEREAAIKLRKKIEEQELLLEFLLLMQQRKQEAAHKLQDTISFLCSDIEQVMRHQTNFKKNIGSHTDLVKDNHLPLNLPSMPPVRNTDSAALGSRKRFRPGILTHDIEACGDNLDHCSKTSSENDNEQGVLFKSSRLMKNFKKLELAYFLMRGRVNKPSRQFVKHSSVSSDGRGSVVLTERSSVNNLASKESCNDNRQGGWISPFLEGLCKYLSFSKLKVKADLKQGDLLNSSNLVCSLSFDRDGEFFATAGVNRKIKVFGYDSIVNEDRDIHYPVVEMASRSKLSSVCWNRYIKSQIASSNFEGVVQVWDVTRSQVVTEMGEHERRVWSIDFSSADPTILASGSDDGSVKLWSINQGISIGTIRTKANVCCVQFPVDSGRSLAFGSADHKIYYYDMRNIRVPLCTFTGHNKTVSYVKYIDSSTLVSASTDNTLKLWDLSMSTSRVVDSPVQSFTGHMNIKNFVGLSVSDGYIATGSETNEVFVYHKAFPMPALSYKFQIDPLSSHEMDDSAQFISSVCWRSQSSSLVAANSTGHIKILEMV, from the exons ATGTCCAGCTTGAGGCATAGAGTGCTTCCTACTCAATTGCTGTTGAAGTGGCCAAAAGAAGCTTCATTTTGCTTATGGTTACTGCATCCTGAGCCAACCAATCGACCTAAGCTAAG TGAATTATTGCAAAGTGTATTTCTCAATGAACCAAAAGATGATCTAGAAGAACGTGAAGCAGCAATCAAGCTtcgaaaaaaaattgaagagcAGGAGTTACTGCTAGAATTCCTTTTGCTCATGCAACAAAGAAAGCAGGAAGCTGCTCATAAGCTGCAAGATACCATTTCATTTCTATGCAGTGATATTGAACAAGTTATGAGGCACCAAactaatttcaagaaaaatattgggTCACACACAGATCTTGTGAAGGACAATCATTTGCCATTAAATCTCCCTTCAATGCCTCCTGTCAGGAATACTGATTCTGCTGCTCTGGGATCAAGGAAACGATTTAGACCAGGAATTTTGACCCATGATATAGAAGCATGCGGTGATAATCTTGATCATTGCTCAAAGACAAGTTCAGAGAATGATAACGAACAAGGCGTACTTTTTAAGAGTTCTCGATTAATGAAGAACTTTAAGAAATTGGAGTTAGCATACTTTTTGATGAGAGGTAGAGTAAACAAGCCATCAAGGCAGTTTGTTAAACACTCATCAGTAAGTAGTGATGGTAGGGGGTCCGTAGTTTTAACTGAAAGAAGTTCAGTTAATAATTTGGCTTCAAAAGAGAGTTGCAATGACAATAGACAAGGTGGGTGGATAAGTCCATTCCTGGAAGGTTTGTGCAAGTATCTATCCTTTAGCAAGTTAAAAGTAAAGGCAGACTTGAAGCAAGGAGATCTATTGAATTCCTCCAACTTAGTGTGTTCTCTCAGTTTTGATCGTGATGGAGAATTTTTTGCCACAGCTGGTGTTAATAGGAAAATTAAAGTGTTTGGATATGACTCAATTGTGAACGAAGACCGTGATATTCATTACCCTGTTGTTGAAATGGCCAGCAGGTCAAAACTAAGCAGTGTTTGTTGGAATCGTTACATCAAAAGTCAAATTGCTTCAAGTAATTTTGAGGGTGTAGTGCAG GTATGGGATGTCACAAGAAGTCAAGTAGTCACTGAAATGGGAGAACATGAGCGGCGTGTATGGTCCATTGACTTCTCATCAGCAGATCCTACAATTTTGGCAAGTGGGAGTGATGATGGATCAGTTAAGCTCTGGAGTATCAATCAG GGTATAAGTATTGGAACAATCAGAACAAAAGCCAATGTCTGCTGTGTACAATTTCCTGTGGATTCTGGTCGGTCACTTGCATTTGGTTCAGCTGatcacaaaatttattactatGACATGCGGAATATAAGAGTACCTTTGTGCACCTTCACTGGACATAACAAAACTGTGAGTTACGTCAAGTATATAGACTCAAGCACTCTTGTTTCTGCATCCACGGATAACACTTTGAAGCTCTGGGATTTGTCCATGTCCACATCCCGGGTTGTTGATTCTCCAGTTCAGTCCTTCACAGGCCACATGAATATTAAg AACTTTGTGGGGCTGTCCGTTTCTGATGGTTACATTGCTACAGGTTCAGAGACAAATGAG GTTTTCGTCTACCACAAAGCCTTTCCAATGCCCGCATTGTCGTACAAGTTTCAAATCGATCCTCTTTCAAGTCATGAAATGGACGACTCCGCACAATTTATCTCTTCGGTTTGTTGGCGAAGTCAGTCGTCTTCATTAGTAGCTGCAAACTCAACTGGgcatatcaaaattttggaaatggttTAG
- the LOC101219639 gene encoding uncharacterized protein LOC101219639, translating into MTGGSLGLRTGSYASLHLQLQNGALQNSATSPLVHKASKTNLSSTRERERVIPLCCRYFGRRRVAMLLLFILALLVFVFGSFAVSRDSSDLKAPYEETTLRDLLNPAVLKTEEFKDIITSTHGNLINPPFPYSNRSLISYSFPRHSLPSPHPCINFALPPPAPANGKRTGARPCPVCYIPVEQAIASMPIAPSISPVLRNLTYIHDGNPIKTEPHGGSDFGGYPSLRQRNDSFDIKESMTVHCGFVKGSKPGNQSGFDIDEADLLELEEFHEVIVASAIFGNYDVLQQPINISEESKKFVPFYMFIDEETEAYMKNSSLLDSRKRIGLWRIIVVHNVPYADSRRNGKIPKLLLHRLFPNIQYSIWIDGKLQLVVDPFQILERFLWRQNATFAISRHYKRFDVFEEADANKAAGKYDNSSIDEQIGFYVTEGLTPYSLAKLPITSDVPEGCVLIREHIPITNLFTCLWFNEVDRFTSRDQLSFSMVRDKIMSKVNWSLNMFLDCERRNFVIQTYHRELLEHMPPPAREVLHRPSLVPDVHTVSKPSVHIVQKSPPVKRNSSKRGRSDKKSTSKRHRKVISGHREDNSL; encoded by the exons ATGACCGGAGGGTCATTGGGTCTTCGTACGGGAAGCTATGCATCACTGCATCTACAGCTACAAAATGGTGCTTTGCAAAATTCAGCGACGTCACCGCTTGTGCACAAGGCTTCGAAAACAAATCTTTCAAGTAcaagagagagggagagagttATTCCCTTGTGTTGTCGATACTTCGGTCGGAGAAGGGTTGCCATGCTCCTCCTGTTTATCCTTgctcttttggtttttgtttttggatccTTTGCAGTCAGTAGAG ATAGCAGTGATTTAAAGGCACCTTATGAAGAAACTACCCTAAGAGATTTGCTAAACCCTGCTGTTCTAAAAACAGAAGAATTCAAGGATATTATAACTTCTACACATGGGAATTTGATTAATCCTCCTTTCCCTTATTCAAATCGTTCTTTAATCTCCTATTCTTTTCCTCGACATTCCCTTCCATCACCACATCCATGCATAAACTTTGCTCTTCCTCCTCCAGCTCCAGCAAACGGAAAGCGGACTGGAGCACGTC CTTGTCCAGTATGTTATATCCCTGTGGAGCAGGCTATTGCTAGTATGCCAATTGCACCATCAATATCTCCTGTACTACGTAATTTAACTTATATTCATGACGGAAACCCAATAAAAACAGAACCACATGGGGGGTCTGATTTCGGTGGATATCCTTCTTTGAGACAGAGGAATGATTCTTTTGATATAAAGGAATCAATGACAGTACACTGTGG ATTTGTTAAAGGAAGTAAACCTGGTAATCAGAGTGGTTTCGATATTGATGAAGCCGACCTTTTGGAGTTGGAGGAGTTTCATGAGGTCATTGTTGCATCGGCCATATTTG gAAACTATGATGTATTACAGCAGCCCATTAATATTAGTGAAGAGTCAAAAAAATTTGTTCCTTTCTACATGTTCATTGATGAAGAAACAGAAGCATATATGAAGAATTCCAGCCTCCTAGATAGCAGAAAGAGGATTGGCTTGTGGAGAATCATTGTCGTTCATAATGTTCCTTATGCTGATTCAAGACGTAATGGCAAG ATTCCCAAGCTTCTTCTGCATAGGCTTTTCCCAAACATTCAATACTCAATATGGATAGATGGAAAACTTCAGCTTGTTGTGGAtccatttcaaattcttgagaG ATTCTTGTGGCGTCAAAATGCAACTTTTGCAATTTCAAGACACTACAAACGATTTGATGTATTTGAAGAGGCTGATGCTAATAAGGCTGCTGGAAAATATGACAATTCCTCTATTGATGAGCAGATTGGATTTTATGTTACCGAGGGTTTAACACCATATTCCTTGGCTAAGCTTCCTATAACGAGTG ATGTTCCTGAAGGATGTGTTCTAATTCGAGAACATATtcctataacaaatttatttacttgCCTTTGGTTCAATGAAGTTGATCGTTTTACTTCAAGAGATCAGTTAAGCTTCTCGATGGTGAGAGACAAGATAATGTCTAAAGTCAACTGGAGCCTTAACATGTTTTTGGACTGTGAAAGGCGCAATTTTGTTATACAG ACATATCATAGAGAACTACTGGAACACATGCCACCTCCTGCCAGAGAAGTTCTCCATCGTCCTTCACTAGTGCCCGATGTTCATACTGTTTCTAAGCCTTCGGTTCATATTGTTCAAAAGTCTCCACCAGTAAAGAGAAATTCTTCCAAGCGAGGAAGAAGCGATAAGAAGTCCACTTCAAAGCGGCATCGTAAAGTTATTTCTGGGCATAGAGAGGATAATTCGTTATAA